In a genomic window of Roseiflexus castenholzii DSM 13941:
- a CDS encoding ABC transporter permease yields MIDAQTTQSLRVVGGERRRSLGSLALGMHTVLTLAFLYAPIVVLVLFSFTRDSFGVRWTGFTFDWYARLLADQRLLTAAMNTLIVALVSTVVSTIIGTMTALAMERYRFRWRTGFDALLYLPIVIPEIVMALALLAFFAFSFGLLETLFGIRLQFGLATVTIAHIAFTISFVVVVVRASLKGFDMRLEEAAQDLGANEWQTFRYITLPLIMPGVIGGALLAFTLSLDDFVITFFTTGSGVSLLPVEVYGQVKRAITPKINAISTLMLLVSITLVFLSQFVQRRREI; encoded by the coding sequence GTGATCGATGCCCAAACAACACAATCGCTCCGTGTCGTCGGGGGTGAGCGCCGCCGTTCTCTCGGTTCGCTGGCGCTCGGCATGCACACCGTCCTGACACTGGCGTTCCTCTATGCGCCCATCGTGGTGCTGGTGCTCTTCTCATTCACGCGCGACAGTTTCGGCGTGCGCTGGACGGGGTTCACCTTCGATTGGTATGCGCGGCTGCTTGCCGATCAGCGCCTGCTCACAGCGGCGATGAACACCCTCATTGTGGCGCTGGTATCGACTGTGGTTTCGACGATTATTGGAACGATGACTGCGCTGGCGATGGAGCGCTACCGCTTTCGCTGGCGCACCGGTTTCGACGCGCTCCTCTATCTGCCTATCGTTATCCCGGAGATCGTGATGGCGCTGGCGCTGCTGGCGTTCTTCGCTTTCTCCTTTGGGCTGCTCGAAACCTTGTTCGGTATCCGTTTGCAGTTTGGTCTGGCGACGGTTACTATTGCGCATATCGCTTTCACGATTTCATTCGTGGTCGTTGTCGTGCGCGCCAGTCTCAAGGGGTTCGACATGCGTCTGGAAGAAGCGGCGCAGGACCTTGGCGCAAATGAGTGGCAGACGTTTCGCTATATTACGCTGCCGCTCATCATGCCGGGTGTGATCGGCGGAGCGCTGCTCGCGTTTACCCTCTCGCTCGACGATTTTGTGATCACCTTCTTCACCACCGGCTCCGGCGTCTCGTTGTTGCCGGTCGAAGTGTACGGACAGGTCAAACGCGCCATTACGCCGAAGATCAACGCCATTTCGACCCTGATGCTGCTGGTGTCGATCACCCTGGTGTTCCTCTCGCAATTCGTGCAGCGTCGGCGGGAGATATGA
- a CDS encoding ABC transporter permease, translating into MAADTLASDSQPREGQIAALLRRSERLQLGLLLFPGLFWLVTFFALPLVVVVLYSFATNGPGGRIEWTFTLNNYRTLFTESLYVNAYWRSIWAGVWTTLICLALGYPLAYSIVRRPPRWRTVLLFLILIPFWTNFLVRTYAWMLILSNNGIINSAIQSLGLPRVALYPSEGAVLIGLIYGSLPFMVLPIYASLARFDFTLMEAAADLGADQVRAFLRVMLPLTMPGVAAGSVLVFIPTVGQFVVSDLLGGAKVDYLGNLLQRLFTRSNPPNWPLGSAMAIVFMIVLTVAIIIYFRVTTEEDR; encoded by the coding sequence ATGGCTGCTGATACGCTTGCGTCTGACTCTCAACCACGCGAAGGGCAGATTGCCGCTCTTCTCCGCCGTAGCGAACGATTGCAACTCGGCTTGCTCCTCTTCCCCGGTCTCTTCTGGTTGGTGACGTTCTTCGCCCTGCCGCTCGTGGTCGTTGTGCTCTACAGTTTTGCGACCAACGGACCCGGCGGGCGCATCGAGTGGACCTTCACGCTCAACAACTACCGCACCCTATTCACGGAAAGTCTGTACGTTAACGCCTACTGGCGCTCGATCTGGGCAGGTGTGTGGACGACGCTCATCTGTCTGGCGCTCGGTTATCCGCTGGCATACTCCATTGTTCGTCGTCCGCCACGCTGGCGCACCGTACTGCTGTTTCTGATATTGATTCCGTTCTGGACGAACTTTCTGGTGCGCACCTATGCCTGGATGCTCATTCTTTCGAATAACGGCATCATCAACAGCGCCATTCAGTCGCTGGGATTGCCGCGCGTCGCGCTCTATCCGTCCGAAGGCGCGGTGCTGATTGGGCTGATCTATGGCAGCCTGCCATTTATGGTGCTGCCGATCTACGCATCGCTGGCGCGCTTCGACTTCACTCTGATGGAAGCGGCGGCAGACCTGGGCGCCGATCAGGTGCGCGCATTTCTGCGGGTAATGCTGCCGCTGACGATGCCGGGAGTGGCCGCCGGGTCGGTGCTGGTCTTCATTCCGACGGTGGGGCAGTTCGTAGTGTCCGATCTGCTTGGCGGGGCGAAGGTCGATTACCTTGGAAATCTGCTGCAACGCCTGTTTACTCGCTCAAACCCGCCGAACTGGCCGCTCGGATCGGCTATGGCGATTGTTTTCATGATTGTGCTGACGGTGGCGATTATCATTTATTTTCGGGTGACGACGGAGGAGGACCGTTAA
- a CDS encoding ABC transporter ATP-binding protein produces MNNGIAVDLRNVVKRFADVCAVDHVSMQIRDGEFFSMLGPSGCGKTTTLRMIAGFEFPTSGEIFLHGKSVGTTPPFRRNVNTVFQSYALFPHMTVAENVAFGLRMKKTPPADMSRRVTEALELVRLGDYAARRPRQLSGGQQQRVALARALVNHPEVLLLDEPLGALDLKLRKEMQLELKSLQERVGITFIYVTHDQEEALTMSDRIAVMNAGKVLQIGTPTEIYERPVCRFVADFIGETNFIEGKVESVESGGIATIVSDDGLTMRGQMIRPVPPATNVTLSIRPEKAFLSVQPPPPGTPNCHQVRVERVAYIGSDTRIDVRLGARLFDLWEQNSRSTLDRDAYWQPGETGYLWWPAENAIILTE; encoded by the coding sequence ATGAACAACGGAATAGCAGTTGACCTGCGCAACGTCGTCAAACGCTTCGCCGACGTGTGCGCCGTCGATCACGTCTCAATGCAGATCCGTGACGGCGAATTCTTCTCGATGCTCGGTCCCTCCGGTTGCGGCAAGACGACGACCCTGCGAATGATTGCCGGGTTTGAGTTTCCCACGTCGGGTGAAATCTTCCTCCACGGCAAATCGGTTGGAACCACGCCACCCTTTCGCCGCAACGTTAATACGGTCTTTCAGTCGTATGCGCTCTTCCCCCATATGACGGTGGCGGAGAACGTCGCGTTTGGTCTGCGCATGAAGAAGACGCCGCCGGCCGACATGTCGCGGCGGGTGACCGAGGCGCTCGAACTCGTGCGCCTGGGCGACTACGCGGCGCGCCGACCGCGGCAACTCTCCGGCGGGCAGCAGCAGCGCGTGGCGCTGGCGCGCGCGCTCGTCAATCACCCTGAAGTGCTGCTGCTCGATGAGCCGCTCGGCGCGCTCGATCTGAAACTGCGCAAAGAAATGCAGCTCGAATTGAAAAGTCTCCAGGAGCGCGTCGGTATTACATTCATCTACGTCACGCACGATCAGGAAGAGGCGCTGACGATGAGCGACCGCATTGCCGTTATGAATGCCGGGAAAGTCTTGCAGATCGGCACGCCGACCGAGATCTACGAGCGTCCGGTCTGTCGCTTTGTCGCCGATTTCATCGGCGAAACCAATTTCATCGAGGGGAAGGTCGAGTCGGTGGAGTCTGGCGGTATTGCAACGATTGTATCAGATGATGGGTTGACCATGCGCGGTCAGATGATCCGTCCGGTCCCTCCTGCAACGAACGTCACCCTTTCCATTCGCCCGGAGAAAGCGTTCCTGTCGGTGCAACCGCCTCCGCCCGGCACGCCGAACTGTCATCAGGTGCGGGTGGAGCGCGTGGCGTATATCGGGAGCGATACCCGGATCGATGTGCGCCTGGGCGCCCGCCTGTTTGACCTGTGGGAACAGAACAGCCGCTCGACGCTCGACCGTGATGCCTACTGGCAACCCGGCGAAACCGGGTATCTCTGGTGGCCCGCAGAAAATGCCATCATCCTGACAGAGTAA
- a CDS encoding choice-of-anchor Q domain-containing protein codes for MHHSRAFSLATIFFVITLAAGWLLSAPSSRAATFTIPCGDVTALITAITTANSNNQPDTIALAAGCTYSLTTVDNTVGGSANGLPAIIIDSGNPTNSLTINGNGATIERAAGSPSFRLLYLTNVAVTINDLTFRNGFAEDDEGGAMRARSPDLTLNRVTFEGNRATYDGGALVARDSNLTLNRVTFESNRAGSDGGALYTVSVMANLSDSIFRNNQSDANGGAIAFRVDGPGQATIKGSTFSNNQAASDGGAIAAFHEITVQNSTFSNNQADGDGGAVLSNESAVVAYTTITGTQTGGDGALNGSITLRSALVAGNTDTSTSPGNYPDIAGSIASDGYNLIGNVGDYDFSANTTGDQYGDPNGTTIPNSGAVESPTPIDPLLAPLANNGGPTPTHALLAGSPALNRILGGTNDCGVAIAIDQRGISRPQDGACDVGAFEAIPAPEIVVYNGPDTSSPELTNNQTTAVDFGATTVGAPISRVFAIRNTGTAPLTLGALSLPSGFAVVGAFPTGPVAPGATVTFTVQLTAVAAGVFSGTLSFVNGDADENPFQFPIRGVVTAATPTLQQTYLPLIVQPGQPDLIIAGIEIIPNQTSFTAGQPVEIRVTVKNVGTAPAGSFWVDLYLNPDRPPQINDLWHDRCALRPCFGVAWGVTQILQPGEQITLSTGGGYDPLRSYWLGWLANGTTTIYALADSWNTSGASGAVRESDETNNRGVRDGLTVSGANPPAPPWKPSVLTGAAQESLLPERPAYDGTFRAER; via the coding sequence ATGCACCATTCCAGAGCATTCTCCCTTGCGACGATCTTTTTCGTGATCACGCTCGCCGCAGGCTGGCTGCTCTCCGCACCCTCTAGTCGCGCGGCGACATTCACGATCCCATGCGGCGATGTGACGGCGCTTATCACCGCTATCACCACTGCCAATAGCAATAATCAGCCTGACACGATCGCACTCGCTGCCGGCTGCACCTATTCACTGACGACGGTTGACAATACCGTCGGTGGATCGGCAAATGGATTGCCGGCGATCATCATCGATAGCGGCAACCCGACGAACAGCCTGACGATCAACGGCAACGGCGCAACGATTGAGCGCGCGGCGGGAAGTCCGTCGTTTCGCTTGCTGTATCTCACCAACGTTGCTGTGACGATCAACGACCTGACCTTCCGCAACGGATTTGCCGAGGATGACGAAGGTGGCGCAATGCGGGCGCGCAGCCCCGATCTAACGCTCAATCGCGTCACCTTCGAGGGCAACCGCGCGACGTATGACGGCGGCGCGCTTGTTGCGCGCGACTCTAACCTGACGCTCAATCGCGTCACCTTTGAGAGCAATCGCGCAGGGTCCGATGGCGGCGCGTTGTACACGGTTAGCGTGATGGCGAACCTATCAGACAGCATCTTTCGCAACAATCAGTCGGACGCGAACGGCGGCGCTATCGCTTTTCGCGTCGACGGACCCGGACAGGCGACGATCAAAGGTTCGACCTTCAGCAACAATCAGGCAGCCAGCGACGGCGGCGCCATTGCTGCGTTCCACGAGATAACCGTTCAAAACAGCACATTCAGCAACAATCAGGCAGACGGCGACGGCGGCGCGGTATTGTCGAACGAAAGCGCCGTTGTTGCTTACACTACGATCACCGGCACGCAAACCGGCGGCGACGGGGCACTGAACGGCAGCATCACCCTGCGCAGCGCCCTGGTCGCCGGCAATACCGACACATCTACATCACCGGGCAACTACCCCGACATTGCCGGTTCTATCGCCAGTGACGGCTACAACCTGATCGGAAATGTCGGCGATTATGATTTCTCCGCGAACACCACCGGCGATCAGTATGGCGATCCCAATGGAACGACCATACCAAACAGCGGCGCGGTCGAGTCGCCGACGCCAATTGACCCGTTGCTCGCGCCGCTCGCCAACAATGGCGGTCCCACACCGACGCATGCGCTGCTGGCAGGTTCACCCGCACTCAACCGCATTCTGGGAGGGACCAATGACTGCGGCGTCGCCATCGCCATCGATCAGCGCGGCATTTCCCGACCGCAGGACGGCGCCTGCGACGTTGGCGCATTCGAGGCGATACCTGCGCCCGAAATCGTGGTGTACAACGGTCCTGACACGAGCAGCCCGGAACTGACGAACAACCAGACCACGGCTGTGGACTTCGGCGCCACGACAGTCGGCGCGCCCATCAGTCGCGTGTTCGCCATCCGCAATACGGGAACCGCGCCGCTGACGCTTGGCGCGCTGAGCCTCCCATCCGGCTTTGCAGTCGTCGGGGCGTTCCCCACCGGACCGGTCGCTCCCGGCGCAACGGTCACATTTACGGTGCAACTGACGGCGGTTGCCGCCGGGGTGTTCAGCGGCACGCTCTCCTTCGTCAACGGCGACGCCGATGAGAACCCGTTTCAGTTCCCGATCCGCGGCGTTGTGACGGCTGCGACGCCAACGCTTCAGCAGACATACCTGCCGCTCATTGTGCAACCAGGGCAACCCGACCTGATCATCGCCGGCATCGAGATCATTCCCAACCAGACGAGTTTTACAGCCGGTCAACCGGTGGAGATTCGGGTGACGGTGAAGAATGTCGGCACTGCGCCGGCAGGATCATTCTGGGTCGATCTCTACCTCAACCCGGACCGCCCGCCGCAGATCAACGACCTCTGGCACGACCGTTGCGCGCTACGCCCATGTTTCGGCGTCGCCTGGGGTGTGACACAAATCCTGCAACCGGGAGAGCAGATCACGCTCAGCACCGGCGGCGGGTATGATCCGCTCCGCTCCTACTGGCTGGGGTGGCTGGCAAACGGCACAACGACGATCTACGCCCTGGCGGATAGCTGGAACACGAGCGGCGCGAGCGGCGCCGTGCGCGAGTCGGACGAAACGAACAACCGTGGCGTGCGCGACGGTCTGACTGTTAGTGGCGCAAACCCGCCAGCCCCGCCGTGGAAGCCGTCCGTGCTGACAGGCGCAGCGCAGGAGTCGCTTCTGCCCGAACGACCGGCGTATGATGGGACGTTCCGCGCTGAACGTTGA
- a CDS encoding carboxypeptidase-like regulatory domain-containing protein, whose product MNFRKLTASALIIAGAWLLLWSMGSRFDLSRSAQAQELPPRPTLTPVAPAEEPRREPRPGRIVGTVIDLTTGAPAAGVTVRINSDALTTDANGNYGRENLTPGTYVVDLIIPPERGTPAQGAITITLPEGETARQDLAFYGPPPAPMPSAETAPMPPAALPVTGASDDAAWLAALGTLLLAGGGFLLRRAT is encoded by the coding sequence ATGAACTTCAGGAAACTTACCGCCAGCGCGTTGATCATCGCAGGAGCGTGGCTGCTCCTGTGGAGTATGGGATCACGCTTTGATCTGTCGCGTTCGGCGCAGGCGCAGGAATTGCCGCCCCGCCCGACGCTGACGCCGGTTGCTCCTGCGGAAGAGCCGCGTCGTGAGCCACGCCCCGGTCGCATTGTCGGCACAGTGATCGATCTGACGACCGGCGCTCCGGCTGCCGGAGTGACGGTGCGCATCAATAGCGACGCATTGACCACCGACGCAAACGGCAACTACGGGCGCGAGAACCTGACGCCGGGAACGTATGTCGTGGACCTGATCATTCCGCCTGAGCGTGGAACGCCTGCCCAGGGCGCGATCACGATCACGCTGCCAGAGGGAGAGACAGCGCGGCAGGACCTCGCCTTCTACGGTCCGCCTCCAGCGCCAATGCCATCAGCGGAAACCGCGCCTATGCCGCCGGCAGCGCTGCCGGTCACCGGCGCATCCGACGACGCGGCGTGGCTGGCGGCGCTGGGGACGCTGCTGCTGGCAGGCGGAGGATTCCTGCTGCGGCGCGCAACGTAA
- the crcB gene encoding fluoride efflux transporter CrcB yields MVNSALLNAIAIAVGAAIGANLRYSLSLWAAQRWGASFPYGTLIVNVIGSFLIGLVLVLATTRLNLSDLARLLIVTGLLGGFTTFSSLSFETYSLIVSGSWRVAGIYLASSFGLGMAGVFLGAGVARLLP; encoded by the coding sequence ATGGTGAATAGCGCTCTTCTGAATGCCATCGCCATTGCTGTGGGAGCGGCAATCGGCGCCAATCTGCGCTACAGTCTGTCGCTCTGGGCAGCCCAACGCTGGGGCGCATCGTTTCCGTATGGTACACTGATCGTTAACGTGATCGGCAGTTTTCTTATTGGATTGGTGCTGGTTCTGGCGACTACGCGCCTGAATCTGAGCGACCTGGCGCGCCTGCTGATCGTCACCGGACTGTTGGGCGGATTCACGACGTTCTCAAGTCTGAGTTTCGAGACCTATTCGCTCATTGTGAGCGGCAGCTGGCGGGTGGCGGGCATTTACCTGGCGAGCAGCTTCGGGCTTGGCATGGCCGGCGTCTTCCTGGGCGCCGGTGTTGCGCGGCTGCTGCCGTAG
- a CDS encoding DUF190 domain-containing protein, with the protein MDLSGHAQQVWIFLGESDQWHGRPLSLALLEMLKRNGIAGGTVLRGIAGYGAHSFIHTTSLVELSSDLPVIVTFVDRPDRVARVMPEIMSMVREGLITTIPVEVLKYTSRAVGPFPAHLTVADIMSRQVVSVRPDTPIAVIVELLIDRALRSAPVVDAENRVVGIITDGDLLTRGATELPLALQRELSLAERAAAVEILAERPHTAADLMTPDPVTLPMTTPLAEAAAIMADRGLKRIPVVDEQHRLVGMVSRYDLLSTVAEGLRQRPAEPVVPSGGAPQTVGDIMMTGIPTVRPDTPLAETLDHLLETDKRRVVVVDEHHHVVGIISDGDVLRRAAKRVRSGALRALAAWFGGGARPPGLEVAAEGRTAADVMTSPVVTLPADAPITEAVRLMMTHKIKRIPVVDADKRFVGMVGRAGVLAALSRRT; encoded by the coding sequence GTGGATCTGAGTGGTCATGCACAGCAGGTCTGGATTTTTCTGGGCGAAAGCGATCAGTGGCACGGACGTCCGCTCTCGTTGGCGCTCCTCGAAATGCTCAAACGCAACGGCATCGCCGGCGGCACCGTCCTGCGCGGTATTGCCGGGTATGGCGCGCACAGTTTCATTCACACAACGTCGCTCGTCGAACTGAGCAGCGACCTGCCCGTTATCGTAACGTTCGTGGATCGCCCTGATCGTGTGGCGCGGGTCATGCCCGAAATCATGAGCATGGTGCGCGAAGGGCTGATCACCACGATACCGGTCGAAGTGCTCAAATACACCTCGCGTGCCGTTGGTCCCTTCCCAGCGCACCTGACCGTCGCCGACATTATGAGCCGCCAGGTAGTCAGTGTGCGTCCCGATACGCCGATTGCCGTGATCGTCGAGTTGTTGATCGACCGCGCTCTGCGATCGGCGCCGGTTGTCGATGCAGAGAATCGCGTCGTAGGCATCATCACCGACGGCGACCTCCTCACCCGTGGCGCCACCGAACTGCCGCTGGCATTGCAGCGCGAACTGTCGTTGGCGGAGCGCGCCGCCGCAGTCGAAATACTGGCGGAACGTCCACATACCGCCGCCGACCTGATGACTCCTGATCCGGTGACGCTACCGATGACAACGCCCCTGGCGGAAGCAGCGGCAATTATGGCGGATCGTGGCTTGAAGCGCATCCCGGTAGTCGATGAGCAGCATCGACTGGTCGGCATGGTCAGTCGCTATGATCTCCTGTCTACGGTCGCTGAAGGGCTGCGCCAGCGTCCTGCAGAACCGGTCGTGCCATCCGGCGGCGCGCCACAGACCGTTGGCGACATCATGATGACCGGCATTCCGACGGTGCGCCCGGATACGCCGCTGGCGGAAACCCTCGACCACCTGCTCGAAACCGACAAACGCCGCGTTGTCGTCGTCGATGAACATCACCACGTCGTCGGAATCATCAGCGATGGCGACGTATTGCGGCGCGCGGCGAAGCGGGTGCGTTCCGGCGCACTGCGCGCCCTGGCTGCCTGGTTTGGCGGCGGCGCCCGCCCGCCGGGTCTCGAAGTTGCAGCCGAAGGACGCACCGCCGCCGATGTGATGACCAGTCCGGTGGTGACGCTGCCAGCCGACGCGCCAATCACGGAAGCCGTCCGGTTGATGATGACGCATAAGATCAAGCGCATCCCGGTCGTTGACGCCGACAAACGGTTCGTTGGCATGGTCGGGCGGGCAGGGGTGCTGGCGGCGTTGAGCCGGAGAACATGA
- the ettA gene encoding energy-dependent translational throttle protein EttA: protein MTDANKIIYSMIRVGKVVPPNRPVLKDISLSYFYGAKIGVIGLNGSGKSTLLRIMAGVDHDFFGETVIAPGYTIGFLEQEPRLDDTLTVRQTVEQGVQQIVDLLRRYDDINERFSDPDANVDALIAEQSALQEQLDHLDAWDLDSRLELAMDALRCPPGDTPVAVLSGGERRRVALCRLLLQKPDILLLDEPTNHLDAESVAWLERHLQDYPGTVVCVTHDRRFLNNVAEWILELDRGMGVPWRGNYASWLAQKQQQIAAAEKAESQRQKTLTRELEWINTAPRARQTKSKARIAAYEQLLSQSAERAERDLEIYIPPGPRLGDLVIRAEHVTKAYGDTFLYDDLTFDVPPGAIVGVIGPNGAGKTTLFRMITGQEQPDSGRLIVGPSVKLGYVDQSRATLNPDRTVWEEISGGDDVMLLGNRQVNSRSYVARFNFTGADQQKKVGTLSGGERNRVHLAKVLRSGANVLLLDEPTNDLDVHTLRALEDALINFAGCALIISHDRWFLDRVATHILAFENESSVLWFPGTYSEYEEDRRRRLGKAADQPHRAVYRRLTRG, encoded by the coding sequence ATGACTGATGCCAACAAGATTATCTATTCCATGATCCGGGTCGGCAAAGTTGTACCGCCGAACCGACCGGTGCTGAAGGATATTTCGCTCTCCTACTTCTATGGCGCCAAAATCGGCGTTATCGGACTCAACGGTTCCGGCAAATCGACCCTGTTACGCATTATGGCGGGTGTGGACCACGATTTCTTCGGCGAAACCGTCATCGCTCCGGGGTACACCATCGGTTTTCTGGAACAGGAACCGCGCCTCGACGACACGCTCACCGTCCGCCAAACGGTCGAGCAGGGGGTGCAGCAGATTGTCGATCTGTTGCGGCGCTACGATGACATCAACGAACGATTCAGCGATCCGGACGCCAATGTGGACGCGCTGATCGCCGAGCAGTCGGCATTGCAGGAGCAACTCGACCATCTTGACGCTTGGGACCTCGACAGTCGCCTGGAACTGGCGATGGATGCGCTGCGCTGTCCGCCGGGCGATACACCGGTTGCCGTGCTGTCGGGCGGTGAACGACGGCGTGTTGCCCTCTGCCGTCTGCTGCTGCAAAAGCCGGATATCCTGCTCCTCGACGAGCCGACCAACCATCTCGACGCCGAGTCGGTCGCATGGCTCGAACGGCACCTGCAAGACTATCCGGGCACGGTGGTCTGCGTGACGCATGATCGCCGGTTTCTGAACAATGTCGCCGAGTGGATCCTGGAACTGGATCGCGGGATGGGTGTTCCCTGGCGCGGCAACTACGCATCGTGGCTGGCGCAGAAACAACAGCAGATCGCCGCCGCTGAAAAAGCCGAAAGTCAGCGGCAGAAAACCCTGACGCGCGAACTGGAGTGGATCAACACAGCGCCGCGCGCCCGTCAGACGAAGAGCAAGGCGCGCATCGCCGCCTATGAGCAACTCCTCAGCCAGAGCGCCGAACGCGCCGAGCGCGACCTGGAAATCTACATCCCACCCGGTCCGCGTCTCGGCGACCTGGTGATCCGTGCTGAGCACGTGACGAAGGCATATGGCGACACATTCCTCTACGATGACCTGACCTTCGATGTGCCGCCGGGCGCGATTGTCGGTGTGATCGGACCAAACGGCGCCGGCAAAACGACCCTCTTCCGCATGATCACCGGTCAGGAACAGCCAGATAGCGGACGGCTAATCGTCGGTCCGTCGGTGAAGTTAGGATATGTCGATCAGAGCCGCGCAACGCTGAACCCGGATCGCACCGTCTGGGAAGAAATCTCTGGCGGCGATGACGTCATGTTGCTCGGCAATCGTCAGGTCAACTCGCGATCCTACGTTGCGCGCTTCAATTTCACCGGCGCCGATCAGCAGAAGAAGGTCGGAACCCTCTCCGGCGGTGAGCGCAACCGGGTGCATCTGGCAAAGGTGTTGCGTTCGGGCGCGAATGTGTTACTACTCGACGAACCAACCAACGATCTCGACGTCCATACCCTGCGCGCGCTCGAAGACGCACTGATCAACTTCGCCGGGTGCGCGCTGATTATCTCCCACGACCGCTGGTTTCTTGATCGGGTGGCGACCCACATCCTGGCATTCGAGAATGAGTCGAGCGTACTCTGGTTTCCTGGAACCTACAGTGAATATGAAGAAGACCGCCGCCGTCGCCTTGGCAAGGCAGCCGATCAACCGCACCGCGCGGTATATCGCCGTCTGACGCGCGGGTGA